GGACGTGCATCACGCCCTTTCTGTCATGCATATCGGCAGTCGCTTCATTCCCATGAGGAAGACAGCCAATAAAGGCTCCATCTTTCCTGAAGAATCATCCTAGGTCAATGTATCGACCCTTGCTGCGATCGCCTTGAATGTAGCGATGAGTTCTATGCGAGCGAGTGGTGCACCTTGGCAATGATGAATTCCATAGCCGAACGTCATGTGGTTACGCGGATTTGCCCGATCCAGATCGATCAAGGTCGCGTTTTTGTAAACAGTGCCGTCGACATTGCCAGCTCCCCAGCGCAACATTATGCGGGAGCCCCGCGCTATTGTTACGCCACCAACTTCCGTATCCTTCGTAGCGACGCGGAACAGGCCTTGAGCAGGCGCGTATATTCTGAGGATTTCTTCGACAAAGCTCTCGACCTTCCGTGGATCGTTGCGTATCTCGTCCAGCAGTTCAGGCTGTTTCACCAGGGCCTGCATGCCCATGCTGAGGGCATTGGTCGTTGTCTCTGCTCCCGCACTGACAAACTGCTCAATCATCGATAGTGCTTCGACCATCGACAAGAGCTTTCCGTCGTCAAATTTCGCCATGGAGATCGCGGTGACAAGATCGTCCGGCGGCAATGGGCTGGAACGCCTTTCTTCCACCAGGGCAGCGAAATATTCATGATATTCGACGATGAGATGAGCGCATTCGATTTCGCGCTCCGCGGTTATCGGACCTTTGAGATTTTCCGAAAATGCGTCCGCCCATATCCGCATCTTGCCGAACATCGACGGGTCAAGACCCATTAAGGTTGATATGACGGCAAAAGGCAGCGGAATGGCAAATTCCTCCACAAAGTCGCCGCCGCCCTTTGCGAACATTCTATCCAGGGTCTGGGACACAAAAGCTTCAACAAATGATTTGGAATTCGTCATCCGCTTTGGCGAGAGGGCGTTGTTCATGATCTTGCGATAACGCTTGTGAAGCGGAGGATCGGTTACAACGGTCAATGGTTCGGTCACATAGCTTGTTTCCCGAATCTTCCGGGCTTCTTCTTTCGCACTCGATGTGAAGACCAGGTCAAGGGATCCCTTGCTGGAAAATGTATCGGTATCGAGCGCGCATTGTCTGATCAGATCATTCGTCGTCACGACATAGAGATTGAGAACATTGTCCCAGTAAATGGGATGGTTTTCCTGAAGTTTCTTATAGAAATCATAGGGATATTTCTGAACAGTAGAATCCAGAAAGCCGCTATACTTCACAATGTCGGCTCGGGCGTGTGAATTTCCAATGTCTGAATCACTATTCATATATTGTCTCCTAATCTCATGACTATGAGCAGAAACGCGGATGAAGGCTCCTCGATCATTTGCAAGAAATCGAATGATATTCAAAGCCTATCACGCCATCACGCCATAGCGGCCTCTTGTAAAATGATATCCTGTTATTCTTGGGCGATGCTGCGTTCCCGTTCGTCGATCCGAGCAGGTAAAGCTCATAATATTGTCAATATTGCCTCGTAATAGCCTCTTTTACCGCGCGCCGGGTCATGACCTCTACCAGATGCGCGCGATATTCGGCATCGGCGTGGATATCGCTGTTCATCACTGATATGTCGGTCTTGATCTCATCCAGACTGTCGGCCGAGAAGTTCTCGGTCAATGCCTCTTCCGCCTCGATCCAGCGATAGGCGCCCATCTGGCCGGCGCCTGTGATGCCCACGCGCACCAGTCCGCCAAAGCGCGCCACGAAAACGCCGGCGAGGGCAAAGCGGGACGCGGGATGGCGGAATTTGACATAGGCGGCTGTATCGGGGACGGGAAATTCAACGGCGGTGACCAGTGCGCCATCGGTCAGCGCAGTCTCGAACACACCGAGGAAAAAATCATCCGCCTCGATCTCGCCGGCGGTGGTATGGATTCGGGCGCCCAGGGCGAGGCAGGCCGATGGATAGCAAGCGGCGGGATCGTTGTTTGCCACGGACCCGCCCAGCGTGCCCTGGGCGCGGACCATCGGATCGCCGATCCAGCCTGCAAGATCCGCGATGGCCGGGATCGTTTCGCGCATCAGGGCGGACCGGGCGACATCGGCGTGCCGCGTCAGCGCGCCGATTGTGATGACCTCACCGTCCCGTTTGATCCCGCGCAGTTCTTCAAGGTCGCGCAGGTCGATGATGTTTTCCGGGGCGGCGAAGCGCAGTTTCATCATCGGCAGCAGCGACTGTCCGCCCGCCAGGAATCTGGCATTGTCGAGCGTTTCGCGCAGCCTGCATGTCCCCTCGATACTGGCGTCGCGATGATAGGCGAAGGAATACATGCATCTCTCCTGCGCGGACGGGAGTGTCAGGGCGTGCCTGTCGGATAGGAAGCGGCGTCGGCGCTGCTGCCGGCCATGACTTTCGCGCCATCACTTATGGCCTTTACGATGTTCACATAACCGGTGCAGCGGCAGATATTGCCTTCCAGTTCTTCACGGATGGTTGCCTCGTCAAGCTCGAGGCCAAGGCGTCTCACCATGTCGATCGCGGCCATGACGAAGCCGGGGGTGCAGTAACCGCACTGCAAACCATGATTGCGGCGAAAGGCGTCCTGCATGGGATGCAGTTCGCCGCCATGGGCGATCCCTTCGATTGTCGTGACTTCGGCTCCGTCGCAGGACATGGCGAGCGTGGTGCAGCTTTTCACGGCGCGGCCGTTGACGTGGACGGTGCACGCGCCGCACTGCGTCGTGTCGCAGCCGACATGGGTGCCGGTCAGGCGCAATTGCTCGCGAAGGAACTGCACGAGCAGAAGTTCACCTGGAATTTCGCGTGTCAGCCGCGTGCCGTTCACTGTCATGGCTAATGGGTAAGATCGCATCGGCATTTCAGGCCGCCGGTTCCATGTGCTGTGCAAGATGTTCCGGTTTCCCGGCGTCGCGTATCGCCTTCCACAAGCGTTGCGGTGTCGCGGGCATGTCGAAATGCCTGATGCCCAGCGGCCGGAGCGCGTTGCAGACCGCGTTCAGTCCGGCGGGCAGGGCGCCGACAGTGCCGCTTTCGCCCGCGCCCTTTATGCCCAGCGGGTTATTGGGGGAGGGCACATGATTGCTGATCGTCTGGATCGGCGGCATATCGAATGCGCGTGGCATCTGATAGTCCATGAAGCTGCCGGTCTGTAGCTGTCCGTCCTGATCATAAACGATGGTCTCGCCCAGAATCTGGCCAAGTCCCTGGAGCACGCCACCATGTATCTGCCCAGCGACGATCATCGGGTTGATCGCATTGCCCACATCTTCGCAGACCCAATAGCCGATATAGTGCATCTGCCCGGTTTCAGGATCGATCTCTACCTCGCAGATGTGGCAGCCATTGGGGAAGGTGGGGCCGGCCATGCTGACAAGCTGGCTATGCGAAAGGCCTGCTTCCATGCCGGGCGGCAACCTGGCCGGCTGATGGGCGAGGGCCGCGATTTCGGGGAATGTCGCGCTTCGGTTCGTGTTCCGCGCAGTGAACGTGCCGTCCTGAAATTCAATCTCCTCGACATTGGTTGCCAGCAGGAAGGCGGCAATGGCCGTCGCCTTCTCGATAATCCTGCCGGCGATGGTCTGGATCAGGACGCCGCCGACTGCCGCAGCCCGCGACCCGCCGGAGCCCATGCCGAATGGCTGGATATCGGTATCGCATGGCTTCATGCGTATCCTGTCCGGCTGAACGCCAAGGAATTCCGAAACGAGCTGGCGCATCGTCGTTTCCTGTCCCTGCCCGTGATTGTGGAATCCCGTGCTGACCGTCACTGATCCATCGGCTTCCACGCTGATTGCACCCATTTCGTCTTTCATCGACGCGGCGATTTCGACGACATGGGCCATGCCGATCCCGCGCAGCTTGCCCCGCCGCATCGCCTCCAGCTTGCGCTGTTCGAAACCGTCCCAATCCGCGGCGGCTTGTGCCTTGGCCTGGCTGGTCGGGTAGTCGCCGCTGTCGTAGGTGAAGATGAAGCCCGTATCGTAGGGAAACTGGGAAGGCTGGATGAGATTGCGCCGGCGCAACTCGGCGGGGTCCATGCCGAT
This window of the Sphingobium sp. EM0848 genome carries:
- a CDS encoding cytochrome P450 — protein: MNSDSDIGNSHARADIVKYSGFLDSTVQKYPYDFYKKLQENHPIYWDNVLNLYVVTTNDLIRQCALDTDTFSSKGSLDLVFTSSAKEEARKIRETSYVTEPLTVVTDPPLHKRYRKIMNNALSPKRMTNSKSFVEAFVSQTLDRMFAKGGGDFVEEFAIPLPFAVISTLMGLDPSMFGKMRIWADAFSENLKGPITAEREIECAHLIVEYHEYFAALVEERRSSPLPPDDLVTAISMAKFDDGKLLSMVEALSMIEQFVSAGAETTTNALSMGMQALVKQPELLDEIRNDPRKVESFVEEILRIYAPAQGLFRVATKDTEVGGVTIARGSRIMLRWGAGNVDGTVYKNATLIDLDRANPRNHMTFGYGIHHCQGAPLARIELIATFKAIAARVDTLT
- a CDS encoding xanthine dehydrogenase family protein subunit M, with the protein product MYSFAYHRDASIEGTCRLRETLDNARFLAGGQSLLPMMKLRFAAPENIIDLRDLEELRGIKRDGEVITIGALTRHADVARSALMRETIPAIADLAGWIGDPMVRAQGTLGGSVANNDPAACYPSACLALGARIHTTAGEIEADDFFLGVFETALTDGALVTAVEFPVPDTAAYVKFRHPASRFALAGVFVARFGGLVRVGITGAGQMGAYRWIEAEEALTENFSADSLDEIKTDISVMNSDIHADAEYRAHLVEVMTRRAVKEAITRQY
- a CDS encoding (2Fe-2S)-binding protein, translating into MPMRSYPLAMTVNGTRLTREIPGELLLVQFLREQLRLTGTHVGCDTTQCGACTVHVNGRAVKSCTTLAMSCDGAEVTTIEGIAHGGELHPMQDAFRRNHGLQCGYCTPGFVMAAIDMVRRLGLELDEATIREELEGNICRCTGYVNIVKAISDGAKVMAGSSADAASYPTGTP